In Camelina sativa cultivar DH55 chromosome 16, Cs, whole genome shotgun sequence, a single window of DNA contains:
- the LOC104753372 gene encoding F-box/LRR-repeat/kelch-repeat protein At2g29770-like, whose protein sequence is MALISEISDDASNGGDPRKNPQEEVENQNENPKEEDQEVEKLAPVTLYIPEGLVESILLLVERCNYPKLSLFSRSFHHVISSPELYQRRSQLGLTEPVLYALIRFRFPRNRLPCWYILNRNVPRNISLRLTEVRSLPPMNLGSAVVTIGYEMYVIGGDNGRYRSTSDVLLIDCRFHTRRSLPRMQRSRYSAAAGVIDGKIYVIGGCEQRDDNWVEVFDTDTQTWSSVPVPGPFPGPFPIFNQNGAFMAYIVMQERIYIMDLMDCFAYEQRQGILHHVREFECHQMCHNGCCVVEDLLYSIDPLCLSESPIVACDPNDFVWRPVVGEFFSPNLNYYECKLANICGNLMVIGPTKDRQGRQDVWCVEIVLKRLEGGEIQGKVVSRSLVLKSVDLGSIDLCRSTF, encoded by the coding sequence ATGGCTTTAATCTCTGAAATTTCCGACGACGCCTCTAACGGCGGCGATCCAAGGAAGAACCCGCAAGAAGAAGTAGAGAATCAAAACGAGAATcctaaagaagaagatcaagaagtaGAGAAGCTTGCTCCGGTTACTCTATACATCCCAGAAGGACTCGTCGAAAGCATCCTCTTACTCGTCGAGAGATGTAATTACCCGAAGCTATCTCTCTTCTCAAGATCCTTTCATCACGTCATCTCTTCGCCGGAACTCTACCAAAGGCGCTCGCAACTCGGCCTCACCGAACCGGTTCTTTACGCTTTGATCCGGTTCCGATTCCCTCGTAATAGGTTACCGTGCTGGTACATTCTCAACCGTAACGTTCCAAGAAATATCTCGTTACGATTGACCGAAGTCAGATCACTTCCTCCTATGAATCTTGGATCTGCTGTGGTCACAATCGGATACGAGATGTATGTGATTGGTGGAGACAACGGACGATATCGATCCACATCGGATGTGTTGCTCATCGATTGCAGATTCCACACACGTCGCTCGCTCCCGAGAATGCAGAGGAGTCGCTACAGTGCAGCTGCCGGAGTAATTGACGGAAAGATTTACGTGATCGGAGGTTGCGAGCAGAGAGATGATAATTGGGTCGAGGTGTTCGATACAGATACTCAGACTTGGAGTAGTGTCCCAGTGCCTGGTCCATTCCCTGGTCCATTCCCGATCTTTAATCAGAATGGAGCATTTATGGCATATATTGTGATGCAAGAGAGGATTTACATCATGGATCTTATGGATTGTTTCGCTTATGAACAAAGACAAGGTATATTGCACCACGTCCGGGAATTTGAATGTCATCAGATGTGTCACAATGGGTGTTGTGTGGTTGAGGATTTGCTGTATAGCATTGATCCACTGTGTCTTTCTGAATCTCCGATAGTGGCATGCGATCCCAATGATTTTGTTTGGAGACCTGTGGTGGGTGAATTTTTTTCGCCTAACCTCAACTATTACGAGTGTAAATTGGCGAATATTTGTGGGAATTTGATGGTTATAGGCCCTACTAAAGACCGACAAGGTCGTCAAGATGTTTGGTGCGTAGAGATCGTCTTAAAAAGACTTGAAGGGGGTGAGATTCAGGGGAAGGTCGTATCAAGATCGCTTGTGCTTAAATCCGTCGACTTAGGTTCCATTGATCTTTGTCGCTCTACGTTTTGA
- the LOC104753373 gene encoding putative receptor-like protein kinase At2g30940, with amino-acid sequence MQKQWLEILLFHTLIDSSSLSPQRLRVMNILISKQRSDLIQHKLSQHTSFFGIKLWILITASASIAFFLVLIISIFLCYIFHRRKCRQEPFRLRSKLCLPLSHIPLNNKRQIPYNRCGDDVESQRISQAGWSSARLSTYIHSFSSTGSFGSFNVFTFMEIKNVTDGFAEYNLIARGDSSTVYRGVLMGTVTVAVKRFFPIHQRYEDKDFITRAEMIANVRHKNVVRLLGYCIEGDERVLVYEYAEKGDLHQWLHGSAGRNRPLTWRKRMKIIQGVAKGIAYVHEDIEPKITHQDIRPSKILLDYQWNPKILDVGFIGHSEIPTFVPSPGNLDEKIDVHCFGTLIMELVSGRVSVDQSLPHVYLVDWIKEMVANHMIVDVLDPTLPEFPTMKELKRIVLIALRCVDPEIEERPKMGDVIHMLQPHDLLLSNNAIQTPHKIIRSHEVSAISIRQ; translated from the exons ATGCAGAAGCAGTGGCTCGAGATCTTACTCTTTCACACTCTCATTGATTCATCATCTTTATCACCACAAAGACTCAGAGTGATGAACATACTCATATCAAAGCAAAGATCAGACTTGATCCAACACAAACTCTCTCAACACACGTCCTTCTTCGGCATCAAGCTCTGGATCCTCATCACAGCTTCTGCCTCTATAGCCTTCTTCTTAGTTCTGATCATTTCTATCTTCCTCTGTTACATCTTTCACAGGAGAAAATGTAGACAAGAACCATTCAGACTAAGATCAAAGCTTTGCCTCCCTTTGTCACACATTCCCTTAAATAACAAACGTCAGATTCCATACAACCGTTGCGGCGACGATGTAGAGAGCCAGAGAATCTCTCAGGCTGGTTGGTCCTCTGCTCGTCTTTCCACCTACATCCACAGCTTCTCCTCTACCGGAAGCTTTGGAAGCTTCAATGTGTTTACGTTCATGGAGATCAAGAATGTGACAGATGGTTTTGCAGAATACAATCTGATTGCTAGAGGAGATTCTTCAACAGTGTATCGTGGAGTCTTGATGGGGACAGTCACTGTTGCTGTCAAACGTTTCTTCCCCATCCATCAAAG GTACGAAGATAAAGATTTCATAACAAGAGCTGAGATGATTGCAAATGTTAGACACAAGAATGTGGTGAGACTCCTTGGGTACTGCATTGAAGGAGAtgagag ggttcttgttTACGAATACGCTGAGAAAGGTGATTTGCACCAATGGCTTCATGGATCTGCTGGGAGAAATCGGCCTCTTACCTggagaaagagaatgaagatCATTCAAGGAGTAGCAAAAGG GATTGCGTATGTTCACGAGGACATCGAACCAAAGATCACTCATCAAGACATAAGACCAAGCAAGATTCTTCTTGATTATCAATGGAACCCTAAGATACTTGATGTTGGATTCATCGGTCACAGTGAGATTCCAACTTTTGTTCCTTCACCTGGTAATCTTGATGAGAAAATCGATGTCCATTGCTTCGGGACTTTGATAATGGAGCTTGTCTCTGGGAGAGTCTCTGTAGACCAAAGCTTACCACAT GTTTATCTAGTGGACTGGATCAAAGAGATGGTGGCAAATCATATGATAGTAGATGTTCTTGATCCTACCCTGCCTGAATTTCCTACAATGAAAGAACTCAAACGGATTGTGTTGATTGCCTTGCGTTGTGTTGATCCTGAGATAGAAGAAAGACCGAAAATGGGAGATGTGATTCACATGCTCCAACCACATGACTTGCTACTGAGTAACAAT GCAATACAGACACCTCATAAGATCATCAGGTCACACGAGGTTTCCGCGATCAGTATCAGACAATGA
- the LOC104749781 gene encoding alcohol dehydrogenase-like 6 isoform X3 → MLSSTSFSFEQPRVITCKAAVAWCLGEPLVMEEVVVSPPQPLEIRIKCLFCHEFLVMKLQETNVDQKNDEEEEQLHGTHEQ, encoded by the exons ATGTTGTCTTCTACTTCTTTCTCCTTCGAGCAACCTCGAGTAATAACCTGTAAAG CGGCGGTGGCATGGTGTCTTGGTGAGCCATTAGTTATGGAGGAAGTTGTAGTGAGTCCACCTCAACCTCTTGAGATCAGGATTAAGTG TCTCTTTTGCCACGAATTTTTGGTCATGAAGCTGCAGG AAACTAACGTTGATcaaaaaaatgatgaagaagaagaacagcttCATGGTACTCACGAACAATAA
- the LOC104749781 gene encoding alcohol dehydrogenase-like 6 isoform X2, whose translation MVNSSLKNHQVLVAAVAWCLGEPLVMEEVVVSPPQPLEIRIKWFVHLYVVVTSLLGSLSLFCHEFLVMKLQETNVDQKNDEEEEQLHGTHEQ comes from the exons ATGGTCAATAGTTCCTTGAAGAATCATCAAG TTCTTGTAGCGGCGGTGGCATGGTGTCTTGGTGAGCCATTAGTTATGGAGGAAGTTGTAGTGAGTCCACCTCAACCTCTTGAGATCAGGATTAAGTGGTTTGTACATCTCTATGTCGTAGTGACCTCTCTGCTTGGGAGTCTCAG TCTCTTTTGCCACGAATTTTTGGTCATGAAGCTGCAGG AAACTAACGTTGATcaaaaaaatgatgaagaagaagaacagcttCATGGTACTCACGAACAATAA
- the LOC104749781 gene encoding alcohol dehydrogenase-like 6 isoform X1: MLSSTSFSFEQPRVITCKAAVAWCLGEPLVMEEVVVSPPQPLEIRIKWFVHLYVVVTSLLGSLSLFCHEFLVMKLQETNVDQKNDEEEEQLHGTHEQ; this comes from the exons ATGTTGTCTTCTACTTCTTTCTCCTTCGAGCAACCTCGAGTAATAACCTGTAAAG CGGCGGTGGCATGGTGTCTTGGTGAGCCATTAGTTATGGAGGAAGTTGTAGTGAGTCCACCTCAACCTCTTGAGATCAGGATTAAGTGGTTTGTACATCTCTATGTCGTAGTGACCTCTCTGCTTGGGAGTCTCAG TCTCTTTTGCCACGAATTTTTGGTCATGAAGCTGCAGG AAACTAACGTTGATcaaaaaaatgatgaagaagaagaacagcttCATGGTACTCACGAACAATAA
- the LOC104749782 gene encoding PLASMODESMATA CALLOSE-BINDING PROTEIN 2-like, which yields MGKGFRLVTSLLLLSFLSSGIKASSEPIAEEKDITTPLATNPTITPPTTVVPNSDSDAAVATTPLTIPSPPHAAAHPGGSWCVARENVAKMALQAALDYACGIGGAECSEIQEGGKCYNPNSLRAHASFAFNSYYQKNPIPSSCNFDGTAVTISADPSVGSCHFPSTSTSESILNVSSEDGLGRFGRIPSHPTPKPEASAYSSKTFPFLYFYSLLLCFCFYIVFLL from the exons ATGGGAAAAGGCTTCAGACTAGTaaccagtcttcttcttctttccttcctCTCATCAG GTATTAAAGCTAGTAGTGAACCAATAgcagaagaaaaagacataACCACACCATTAGCCACAAACCCAACAATCACGCCGCCAACAACCGTGGTCCCTAACTCCGACTCTGACGCTGCCGTGGCCACAACTCCCCTAACGATTCCATCGCCACCACACGCTGCCGCCCACCCAGGTGGGAGCTGGTGTGTTGCGAGAGAGAACGTTGCAAAAATGGCGTTACAAGCAGCTTTGGACTACGCGTGTGGGATCGGTGGAGCAGAGTGCTCGGAGATACAAGAAGGAGGAAAGTGTTATAACCCTAACTCGTTAAGAGCACATGCTTCTTTTGCCTTTAACAGTTATTACCAGAAGAATCCAATCCCTAGTAGTTGCAATTTTGATGGAACTGCTGTCACTATCAGTGCTGACCCAA GTGTAGGATCATGCCACTTTCCGTCTACAAG CACGAGTGAATCAATTTTGAACGTATCAAGTGAAGATGGATTAGGGCGTTTTGGGAGAATACCGTCACATCCAACTCCCAAGCCCGAAGCTTCAGCCTACTCCTCCAAAACTTTCCCATTTCTCTATttctattctcttcttctttgcttttgtttttatatagtatTTCTGTTATGA
- the LOC104749783 gene encoding uncharacterized protein LOC104749783, which translates to MSASSEQATSALSEAKESVTTTAESVQASLTDAQKTVAASAETAGTSVADAGKTVAAAAETVKTEAAAAPEKVSGVSTQAKDAVDSALSRGIDGAKSLLQTFEEKRTEVSSKLVEGFTNAVSGASSSTVASRDLPVSTDNQPLLASRETTPWWKNCCGVVDLFKKDT; encoded by the exons ATGTCAGCTTCATCAGAACAGGCAACTTCTGCTCTCAGCGAAGCCAAAGAGTCCGTTACAACCACGGCTGAATCCGTCCAGGCTTCTCTCACTGATGCCCAGAAAACCGTTGCAGCCTCGGCTGAAACCGCCGGGACTTCTGTAGCTGACGCTGGGAAAACCGTTGCAGCCGCAGCTGAAACCGTCAAGACCGAGGCTGCAGCTGCACCAGAGAAAGTTTCTGGTGTCTCTACACAG GCAAAGGATGCAGTGGACAGTGCTCTGTCAAGAGGTATAGATGGAGCAAAATCTTTGCTTCAAACTTTTGAAGAGAAGAGGACCGAGGTTTCCTCCAAGCTCGTCGAAGGTTTTACCAATGCTGTCAGTGGAGCATCGAGCAGCACCGTGGCGAGCCGAGACCTTCCCGTATCTACAGACAATCAG CCTCTGCTAGCGTCTCGTGAAACGACGCCATGGTGGAAGAATTGTTGTGGAGTTGTTGATCTTTTCAAGAAAgatacttaa